The following DNA comes from Fibrobacter sp. UWP2.
CGATGAACCCGAAAATTCTTTTCTTCGACGAGCCGACGAGTGCGCTGGACCCGGAACTCACCGGCGAAGTGCTCAAGATTATCAAAAAACTGGCCGAAGACAAGATGACCATGGTCATCGTGACTCATGAGATGGCCTTTGCCCGCGATGTGGCCGACAAGGTCATCTTCATGGACGGCGGCGTCATCGTGGAACAGGGAACCCCCGACCACGTGTTCCGTGAATCGGGCAACGAACGCCTGGCACAGTTCTTGAGCAGGTTTTCAAAGGCTTGATTTTTTGCACCGCCAGGTGCTCACGCGAATTTTACTTAGGAATAAGGACTCTGCCGTCCGAACAGTATAGGGACGTGAGTGAACCTTCCATATAGAGGTTGTTCATGTCGCAGGTTTCGGCAATCGCGCTGATTTTCTGGCGTACCTCGTTCCAGGCTTCTAGGGTGGCGTCATCGCGCTTGCCCAGGTTGTCTTGCAGGTCCTTTGCGATTAGTGCCTGTTCGACGATTTGCTTTTCGCAGTCGGTATAGCCTTCGTTCGTGAATTTCTCTGTGTCGAATACCGGGTCGCAGTCATCGGAATAGTCGTACGGGTCCTCGCCGCCGTATGCGCAGGCGATTGTCTGTATGGCAATGGAAGAAAGGAGCAACTGTGCCCAGTACTTGCGGATAAACTTGACGGGATTTCCGATTTTTGCTCCGTTCCCCCAGAATACGGAACAAGCGAATACGCTGATGCGACGGAATAAATTTTTCATGTCAAAGTCCTCAACCTTCTTTAAATCTAAAAAAAAGATGAGTTGTTACAAAATAGATTATATTTAAAGTAGAGGAATAGATGAAGTTCTTTCGATTTTGTTTGTTTGCGCTGCTGTTTGCATCAATCGCCTTCGCAGAAGGCTCTCTCGAAAAAACGCATTATTTGGGTGGACATATTTCTTTGTTGGCGGGAGCCGTGTGGGACGACGTCCCGGTAAAGGGTGTTTTTGGTTCGTCAAGGGACGGTGTCGAAAAATCTAGCCTTGGCGGCGGGCTGGGGTTTGGAGTGGAACTCGGGGCGTCGTATTGGTATCGCCTGAATTCTTTTGTCGGCTTCGTCGGCGAGGCCAGTTACAGGTATAATCTTATGACTCTGGAGCAGGATGTTTACAGCCTCCCGCCAGAGGACCCCTATGGCGATAAAACGTTGTACGACCTGAATGTGTATAGTTTTGTATTCCCGGTGGTGGTCCGCGTTTTGCCGTCGCCAAGTTTTTATCTGGAGGCGGGCGCGCAGTTCAACTTGATTCTCGACGGGGTGATAGAAGACAAGGCGGGGGAGAATTCCTTTGATTTTGATGCGGAACGGTTGGGCTGGGCGCTTGTTCTGGGTACGGGAATCCCTGTGAAAACGGACCAGGACAAGCTCACCGTTGGGGTACGTCTTGTTTTTGATATGACCCGCATCGAAAGGGAGGGAATCGTCGAAATAACCAAGGGGGCCGCCTATCGCGAGGCGTCCCCGATGAAATTCTGGAACCTGCGGTTTGACTTTACCGCCTATTTCCTGTGACAAAAACCTACGAAAAAGCGATTTTCTTGCTACAATAAAATAATTCAATTTAGTTTTTGTTATATTTCTCAAAAAAAGGTTCATATGAAAAAGCTCAATTCGAATCTTTTTTGGCGGTTCAAGATTTTTTTAGCGATGGTCTCCGGCGGGATCGTCCTGAATTTTCTGTTGGCTAATTTCGCCATCCACTTCAAAATACCCCTTTATTTGGACTGCG
Coding sequences within:
- a CDS encoding outer membrane beta-barrel protein, translated to MKFFRFCLFALLFASIAFAEGSLEKTHYLGGHISLLAGAVWDDVPVKGVFGSSRDGVEKSSLGGGLGFGVELGASYWYRLNSFVGFVGEASYRYNLMTLEQDVYSLPPEDPYGDKTLYDLNVYSFVFPVVVRVLPSPSFYLEAGAQFNLILDGVIEDKAGENSFDFDAERLGWALVLGTGIPVKTDQDKLTVGVRLVFDMTRIEREGIVEITKGAAYREASPMKFWNLRFDFTAYFL